The proteins below come from a single Conger conger chromosome 10, fConCon1.1, whole genome shotgun sequence genomic window:
- the atp5pb gene encoding ATP synthase F(0) complex subunit B1, mitochondrial — protein MLSRLVLVSASSLKSSGALGAGLVQASRSLHTSPQSLAPVPPLPETGGKTRHGIIPEEIFQFLYPKTGVTGPYMLGTGLALYMLSKEIYVINHETLAALCIGIIAVYGVKKFGPSVAAFADKLNEEKVAKAQEVKDLAMNSLSEAITEEKKEQWRVEGRGMLFDAKRNNVQMLLETNNRERLHMVTNEVKKRLDYQIALQHLNHRLQQEHLVNWVEKSVIGSITPQQEKESIAKCIADLKLLAKATQAKATV, from the exons ATGCTGTCTAGATTGGTGCTCGTTTCAG CGTCGTCCCTGAAGAGCAGTGGGGCACTTGGGGCTGG CCTCGTGCAGGCGTCTCGCTCGCTGCACACGTCCCCACAGTCTCTCGCCCCTGTCCCCCCGCTGCCTGAGACGGGAGGCAAGACTCGCCATGGCATCATCCCCGAGGAGATCTTCCAGTTCCTGTACCCCAAGACCGGAGTCACAG GCCCTTACATGCTGGGGACCGGTCTGGCGCTCTACATGCTCTCCAAGGAGATCTACGTGATCAACCACGAGACCCTCGCCGCCCTGTGCATCGGTATCATCGCTGTCTACGGCGTCAAGAAGTTCGGTCCCAGCGTGGCGGCTTTCGCTGACAAACTAAACGAG GAGAAAGTGGCCAAGGCTCAGGAGGTGAAGGACTTGGCGATGAACAGTCTGAGCGAGGCCATCacggaggagaagaaggagcaGTGGAGAGTGGAAGGGCGTGGCATGCTCTTCGATGCCAAGAGG AACAATGTGCAGATGCTGCTGGAGACCAATAACAGGGAGCGACTGCACATGGTGACCAATGAGGTGAAAAAGAGGCTGGACTACCAGATCGCCCTGCAGCACCTGAACCATCGCCTGCAGCAGGAGCACCTGGTCAACTGGGTGGAGAAGAGCGTCATCGGCAGCATTACTCCCCAGCAG GAGAAGGAGAGCATCGCCAAGTGCATCGCAGACCTGAAGCTCCTGGCTAAGGCCACTCAGGCGAAGGCCACTGTCTAA